The following proteins are encoded in a genomic region of Sorangiineae bacterium MSr12523:
- a CDS encoding polyprenyl synthetase family protein yields MANAMAAIEPALRAAVDRLPETERAIAGYQFCWWDEHGRPTPGRGGKGLRPALVLSSTAAAGVTAEHAIGAAVSVELVHNFSLLHDDIMDGDVLRRGRPSAWAVYGQKATLLAGDALLVLAMDVLAETSGPRAPSAIRSLCQTLLELAKGQSQDIAFEKRPDVELLECLTMAGRKTASLTRYACSIGPSIAGIDSRTVQHLQDFGYHLGLAFQLMDDLIGIWGNEKRTGKPVGSDLLARKKTLPVVAALASSDGARARLAELYASPAPLTPSDVRAVIGLIERLGGRAWTEAEMRRQLDAALSSLDAANLDPAAADELAEMASMAVRRDH; encoded by the coding sequence ATGGCAAATGCGATGGCGGCCATCGAGCCGGCCCTGCGAGCCGCCGTCGATCGGCTGCCCGAGACGGAGCGCGCCATTGCGGGCTATCAGTTCTGCTGGTGGGACGAACACGGGCGGCCCACCCCGGGGCGTGGTGGAAAAGGCCTTCGTCCCGCGTTGGTCCTATCGAGCACCGCGGCGGCGGGCGTGACCGCCGAACACGCGATCGGTGCGGCCGTCTCCGTGGAGCTCGTGCACAATTTTTCTCTGTTGCACGACGACATCATGGATGGCGACGTCCTGCGGCGGGGACGGCCCAGCGCGTGGGCCGTTTATGGTCAGAAGGCGACGCTCCTCGCGGGCGACGCACTCTTGGTGTTGGCCATGGACGTTCTCGCCGAAACCAGCGGCCCGCGCGCGCCGTCCGCGATCCGCTCGCTTTGCCAGACGCTGCTCGAGCTCGCGAAGGGCCAGAGCCAGGACATCGCTTTCGAGAAAAGGCCGGACGTCGAGCTGCTCGAGTGCCTCACCATGGCCGGCCGTAAGACGGCCTCGCTCACGCGGTACGCCTGCTCCATTGGGCCGAGCATCGCCGGCATCGACTCCCGCACGGTGCAGCACCTGCAGGACTTCGGCTACCACCTCGGACTGGCTTTCCAGCTGATGGATGATCTCATTGGCATATGGGGCAACGAGAAGCGGACCGGTAAGCCGGTGGGCTCGGATCTCTTGGCGCGCAAGAAGACGTTGCCCGTGGTCGCCGCACTGGCATCCAGCGACGGCGCGCGTGCACGGCTTGCCGAGTTGTACGCGAGCCCCGCGCCTCTTACACCCAGCGACGTTCGCGCCGTGATCGGCCTCATCGAGCGACTGGGCGGCCGCGCCTGGACGGAGGCCGAGATGCGCCGGCAGCTGGACGCGGCACTGTCGAGCCTCGATGCCGCCAATCTCGATCCTGCGGCCGCCGACGAACTCGCAGAAATGGCCTCGATGGCCGTTCGCCGCGACCATTGA
- a CDS encoding cytochrome P450 produces MNSSAGNDTLQHARHAPKRLKKIPVVTPWDPRNLVGFRRDPVAFLAKCVARYGDIFKFHILGIPMIMVNHPDHIEHVLVRRAENYTKKDTLIFDLTEFVLGNGLIRNPGGPEYARQRKLMQPTFRPNVVGFFTQNMIDESLHLAEMWRPAAGKDTPVNVTDDVGQIALRIVTRSLFSADVGETAREFELAFADANEVLGSLFRNPFPPLSLPSRRRTVMREATARMKRFVQSFVERRVATNDVRDDLLGMLMRATYEDDGGHMTVEQLYDEVLNLVIAAFETTTSGISWALYLIAKHPEVGQRFVNEIDTKLQGRIPTYRDLNELTYTRQIVDETLRLYTPAYQTMRSASESDDLDGYYVPAGANIYLNSYVTHRHPEFWDNPEKFDPERFSPEGMAARPKHAYFPFGSGPRICIGKYFALAELQLILAIIAQRYRLEIPPGQGEMVADQLITLHPRNGVRLLVRER; encoded by the coding sequence ATGAATTCCAGTGCGGGGAACGATACCCTCCAGCACGCCCGGCACGCGCCCAAGCGCCTCAAGAAGATTCCCGTCGTCACACCCTGGGACCCACGAAATCTCGTTGGCTTTCGCCGCGACCCCGTGGCGTTCTTGGCCAAATGTGTGGCGCGCTACGGCGATATTTTCAAATTTCATATTTTGGGCATCCCTATGATCATGGTCAACCACCCTGATCATATCGAGCACGTGCTCGTACGTCGTGCTGAGAACTATACCAAGAAAGATACGCTCATATTCGATTTGACCGAGTTCGTTCTGGGAAATGGGTTGATTCGCAATCCCGGAGGGCCAGAGTACGCACGCCAACGTAAATTGATGCAGCCGACGTTCCGCCCCAACGTGGTTGGCTTCTTCACGCAAAACATGATCGACGAATCCCTTCATCTCGCGGAAATGTGGCGCCCCGCGGCAGGGAAGGACACGCCGGTCAACGTGACCGACGACGTCGGGCAGATTGCGCTGCGCATCGTCACCCGCTCGCTCTTCAGCGCGGATGTGGGGGAGACCGCGCGTGAGTTCGAGCTTGCCTTCGCCGACGCCAATGAGGTTCTTGGCTCGCTGTTCCGCAACCCGTTTCCGCCTCTCAGTTTGCCGAGCCGGCGGCGCACGGTCATGCGCGAGGCGACGGCGCGCATGAAGCGCTTCGTGCAATCCTTCGTGGAGCGACGCGTCGCCACGAACGACGTGCGGGACGATCTGCTGGGTATGCTCATGCGCGCCACGTACGAAGACGACGGCGGCCATATGACCGTCGAGCAGCTCTATGACGAAGTGCTCAACTTGGTCATTGCGGCGTTCGAAACCACCACCAGCGGTATTTCGTGGGCGCTTTATCTCATCGCCAAGCACCCGGAGGTGGGGCAGCGCTTCGTGAACGAGATTGATACGAAACTACAGGGAAGAATTCCCACGTATCGAGATTTGAACGAACTGACGTACACACGGCAGATCGTCGACGAGACGCTGCGGCTGTATACACCCGCGTATCAAACGATGCGTTCGGCCAGCGAGTCCGACGACTTGGACGGCTATTACGTCCCCGCCGGGGCGAATATCTATCTGAATAGCTACGTGACCCATCGCCATCCGGAGTTCTGGGACAATCCGGAAAAGTTCGATCCCGAACGCTTCTCGCCCGAGGGCATGGCCGCGCGGCCAAAGCACGCGTACTTCCCGTTCGGCAGCGGTCCGCGCATCTGCATTGGCAAATACTTCGCCTTGGCGGAATTGCAGCTGATTCTCGCCATCATCGCACAACGGTATCGACTGGAAATACCACCGGGACAAGGCGAAATGGTGGCCGACCAGCTCATCACACTGCATCCCAGAAACGGCGTGCGCCTGCTCGTGCGCGAGCGCTGA
- a CDS encoding class I SAM-dependent methyltransferase, which translates to METNFLGIISDILPADLKKFLLVIDEFTEKTPRVWQQLATDLGGRYSPERLERLYVSLCDHMGEPRNTTTLSMRFLYEMPLSVEDFRGFPFMNLGYHPTPDGPPIQELELTERDRKFQCNSALYRLWLKSSDITGKEVVEVGSGRGGGGSFLTRYFKPRSYTGVDGSRQQVAHCTEAYAGHAHPGLRFAHGLATAIPLQDSSVDLVLNVESSHCYSDLDKFFFEVHRVLRKGGTFVLTDILYRKAQIFPYLNTLDRYFHVRGKTDITKNVLACLELHGPDQFLNYLEGMGGRVRTSQPTNRDLLMTSARVFLPMMDNAPFANYRALSTSGEALYVSFRCERKG; encoded by the coding sequence ATGGAGACGAATTTCTTAGGGATCATTTCCGATATCTTGCCGGCGGACTTGAAGAAGTTCCTCTTGGTCATCGACGAATTCACCGAGAAAACCCCGCGTGTTTGGCAGCAGCTCGCGACCGACTTGGGCGGACGTTACTCGCCGGAGCGCTTGGAGAGGCTCTACGTCTCGCTGTGCGATCACATGGGGGAGCCGAGGAACACCACGACGTTGAGCATGCGTTTTTTGTACGAAATGCCGCTCTCGGTCGAAGATTTCCGCGGCTTTCCATTCATGAACCTCGGGTACCACCCCACGCCCGATGGTCCGCCGATCCAGGAACTCGAACTCACGGAGCGAGACAGGAAATTCCAATGCAACAGCGCGCTCTATCGGCTTTGGCTGAAGAGCTCGGACATCACTGGAAAGGAAGTCGTCGAGGTGGGGTCAGGTCGAGGTGGCGGTGGTTCGTTCCTAACTCGATATTTCAAGCCACGCTCTTACACCGGTGTCGATGGTAGCAGGCAGCAGGTCGCCCATTGCACCGAGGCCTACGCCGGGCATGCGCATCCGGGCCTTCGGTTCGCCCACGGGCTGGCCACGGCCATTCCGCTGCAGGATTCGTCGGTCGATCTGGTGTTGAACGTGGAGTCGTCCCATTGCTATTCCGATCTCGATAAATTCTTCTTCGAGGTCCATCGCGTTCTCCGGAAGGGCGGGACGTTCGTTTTAACGGACATCTTGTATCGAAAGGCGCAGATTTTTCCATATCTGAACACGCTCGACCGCTATTTCCACGTGCGGGGTAAGACGGATATCACCAAGAACGTGCTCGCCTGTTTGGAGCTGCACGGGCCCGACCAGTTTCTCAACTATCTCGAGGGAATGGGCGGCAGGGTACGAACGTCTCAGCCGACGAACCGAGATCTGCTCATGACCTCCGCGCGGGTGTTTTTACCCATGATGGATAATGCTCCGTTCGCGAACTATCGAGCCCTGTCGACGTCGGGAGAAGCCCTCTACGTGAGTTTCAGATGTGAACGCAAGGGTTGA
- a CDS encoding SDR family NAD(P)-dependent oxidoreductase: protein MNLRTTAASYSAIADRYDDESNETSFWGELAREAYENIVISPKHRLVVDVGCGTGLALEHLRGRAPESTRFVGIEPAEQMRQLAKERMGKRRGESHVEIYDGRFEELPLPDASVDYLYSIWAFHWVSDPRRAAVELRRVLKKDADIDLWFVGMNTGREFAQITGEILRKYVDLEARVRAASMMASFDRDLVLDLFSFLDPRGLSVTEETATHHDTLERHWAWQVRSETFYSSIPASARDRFDAEWRGALSELAGDRGIPYTRHSFHVRYRHPDRAILAMPAWFDAAQEARTQQAPRPAFLCALAAGSDEDLRAGAAQLRRDLERERAPLGDVRAVVTGSSSHRAAVAFRDAGGLAQGLDSIARDRVPPLGARGVVKSPPAVAFLFSGQGSELGGSGRELFETCPTFRAGIEACARHADGWLGISLVDVLFRDSTRLAEDTVDKVALFALQYALAHLWRSWGVQPNVVVGHSLGEYAAACVAGVFSLEDALRMVVGRGRIMQEHAGSGAMCAVQASAERIGPYLQRHAGKIVISAFNAPESLVLSGESCALESLARELAADGVKTTPLRTAHAFHSPLMAAAADPLLRTCDATAHAPPRMAFVSTVDGGKELSMLPPEYWVRHMLEPVRFMAAVEALDRRGVSAYVEIGPGATLTNLVAQRLGERGAVCLPSLNGKEDEPWSRLLSGLGTLYAQGVDVNWDGFSVGTAPRTVQRTQPAPDGAAVDSPWLRRLSAASPGDRLQVARRLVREEVESLLGGAVDETRAERTGLMELGLRSVQLVALARRLSERLDQRVSEMVAFSRPNLDGLARFVLESLGLQEDTRPAPTVARETTEDDPIAIIGAGCRLPGGVTDLAGLWSLLEEGRSTERDLPVNRLELAGRASLLDEVADFDADFFGISPREAMRIDPVHRLLLEVCWEALENAAIVPASLAGTQTGLFVGIGPSEYTAAQPQATPSMRADAHAGLGTAPSIGVGRVSYLLGLQGPCLAVDTACSSSLVALHLACQSLRSGESRMALAGGVSLLLSPGTFTWLESSNALAEDGRCKTFSADADGYGRGEGCGVVVLKRLREAQADGDRVLALVRGSAINHDGASSSLTAPNGSAQQALLARALEDARCAASSVGYVEAHGTGTPLGDPIEVEALDAVYGRARDRGAPALLGSVKTNIGHLEYAAGVAGLLKAVLSLQHGRVPAHLHAERLSPHIAWDDVGLAVAREATPWPDWNTPRRAGVSSFGLSGTNAHVIVEEAPAPAAPPLSASMPLPVLLSAKTEAALRAQAARLHAHLEARPELALADVAYSLATARSHFEHRAALVAGERTALLQELATLARGEPSPRAVVHRSSGDGKVVFVFPGQGSQWRGMALGLLEGSAVFREQIAACERAFASHVDWSLLDVLHDREGAPSLERVDVVQPALFAVMVSLAALWRASGVVPDAVVGHSQGEIAAAYVAGALSLEDAAKVVTLRSRALTHLAGKGAMAAVQLGATSLQDFLAPFGDRLAVAAINSPSSTLVSGDPDAVEALLERLAAARVFARRVRVDYASHCAHVDAIEGVLASELAGIAPRPAEIPLYSTVTASRLSGSELDAAYWFRNLRQTVRFAEVVQRHLAPEGHRFFVEVSPHPVLTVALHESLEEREEGCAVLGSLRRDEGELARFLLSFAELHTAGRRIDWRAFFAPHALRRVELPTYAFQRRRFWLGDESAPPLLAAIDWVPVELPAASSGPLPDVVPFVHDGSGHVVSAAHEATARALALLQSWLAGDSASPLVISTRGAVATHLDRGLADLVHAPLWGLVRSAQSENPDRRILLLDTDDSEASRRAFPSAVALGLPQLVLRKGVAFVPRLARVESTSAMPTRFEGTVLITGGTGTLGALLARHLVRVHGVRHLLLASRRGLEADGAEALRRELEELGAHVSIVACDASERASLEHLFSSAATAEHPLRAVIHTAGTLDDGLLTSLTPERLHSVLRAKLDAAVHLHELTRSLDLSAFILFSSLSGVLGGPGQANYAAANAFLDALAHHRIAQGLPALSIDWGFWADRSGMTAHLDPRDLQRMARSGLRPLSADEGLALFDAALARPEPALVAARLDLAALDRAEVRPAVAREALAQQLLALPAEGRERAVLDVVRAQIASVLGLPSANTLEAHRPLQELGLDSLMAVELRNRISSATGLSLQVTLLFAHPTPHALAAALTEKLLAHNQRAAPQTAAHGPILAELDKLEASLAALDGDEAARAQVVRRLKTLLARAAEPVANSGNAAPALDLDSASDEELFASLDRGFGEVHP, encoded by the coding sequence ATGAATTTACGCACCACTGCTGCAAGCTATTCGGCGATTGCGGACCGCTACGACGATGAATCGAACGAAACCTCATTTTGGGGCGAGCTGGCCCGCGAGGCCTACGAAAACATCGTCATTTCCCCGAAGCATCGGCTCGTCGTCGACGTGGGGTGCGGAACGGGGCTGGCACTCGAGCATCTTCGCGGCCGCGCCCCGGAATCGACGCGGTTCGTGGGAATCGAGCCCGCCGAGCAGATGCGACAGCTCGCAAAAGAGCGCATGGGAAAGCGCCGGGGCGAAAGCCATGTGGAGATCTACGATGGACGATTCGAGGAGCTTCCCCTGCCCGATGCTTCCGTCGACTACCTCTACAGCATTTGGGCCTTTCATTGGGTGAGCGATCCCCGGCGCGCCGCCGTCGAGCTTCGCCGCGTGTTGAAGAAGGATGCGGACATCGACCTGTGGTTCGTGGGCATGAACACGGGGCGCGAGTTTGCGCAAATAACAGGAGAAATCCTGCGCAAATACGTCGATTTGGAGGCGCGCGTCCGGGCCGCGTCCATGATGGCTTCGTTCGATCGGGACCTCGTGCTCGATCTGTTTTCCTTTCTCGATCCGAGAGGTCTTTCCGTCACGGAGGAGACGGCTACGCACCACGATACGCTCGAGCGCCATTGGGCGTGGCAGGTGCGGTCGGAGACCTTCTACTCGTCCATTCCGGCCTCGGCGCGGGACCGATTCGACGCCGAATGGCGTGGAGCCCTCTCCGAACTCGCGGGTGATCGCGGCATTCCGTATACGCGGCACAGCTTTCACGTGCGGTATCGGCACCCGGATCGTGCCATTCTAGCCATGCCCGCATGGTTCGATGCGGCGCAGGAGGCGCGCACGCAACAGGCCCCGCGTCCGGCGTTCCTCTGTGCGCTGGCCGCTGGATCCGACGAGGATCTTCGCGCCGGTGCCGCGCAATTGAGGCGGGATCTCGAGCGCGAACGGGCGCCTCTCGGCGATGTTCGCGCGGTGGTGACCGGCTCGAGCTCGCATCGCGCGGCCGTCGCATTTCGCGATGCGGGCGGCCTGGCGCAGGGCCTCGATAGCATCGCGCGGGACCGCGTCCCGCCGCTCGGCGCGCGCGGCGTGGTCAAAAGCCCGCCCGCGGTGGCGTTTCTGTTCAGCGGCCAAGGGTCCGAGCTGGGCGGCTCCGGTCGCGAGCTTTTCGAGACCTGCCCCACCTTCCGCGCGGGCATCGAAGCCTGCGCGCGGCACGCCGATGGGTGGCTCGGGATCTCCCTCGTCGACGTTTTGTTCCGGGATTCGACGCGTCTTGCCGAGGACACCGTCGACAAAGTGGCGCTTTTTGCCCTGCAGTATGCGCTCGCCCATCTGTGGCGTTCGTGGGGCGTGCAGCCGAACGTCGTCGTCGGCCACAGTCTGGGAGAGTACGCGGCCGCGTGCGTGGCCGGCGTTTTCTCGCTCGAGGATGCACTTCGCATGGTCGTCGGCCGCGGGCGGATCATGCAGGAGCATGCGGGCTCGGGGGCGATGTGCGCCGTCCAAGCCAGCGCCGAGCGGATCGGGCCCTATCTGCAGCGCCATGCCGGAAAGATCGTGATTTCGGCGTTCAACGCGCCGGAGAGCCTCGTTCTTTCCGGGGAGAGCTGTGCGCTGGAGAGCCTTGCGCGCGAGCTCGCGGCCGACGGCGTGAAAACGACGCCGCTTCGCACGGCACACGCCTTTCACTCGCCGCTGATGGCTGCGGCCGCCGATCCGCTTCTCCGCACGTGCGACGCGACGGCGCATGCGCCCCCGCGAATGGCCTTCGTCAGCACGGTCGATGGCGGGAAAGAGCTCTCGATGCTGCCGCCCGAATATTGGGTGCGTCACATGCTGGAGCCGGTCCGGTTCATGGCCGCCGTCGAGGCCCTCGACCGGCGTGGCGTCTCGGCCTACGTGGAGATCGGTCCCGGCGCGACCCTGACCAACCTGGTCGCGCAACGCCTGGGCGAGCGCGGAGCGGTTTGCCTTCCGTCCCTGAATGGAAAAGAGGACGAGCCATGGTCGCGTCTGCTGTCCGGCCTGGGAACCTTGTATGCACAAGGTGTTGACGTCAATTGGGACGGATTTTCCGTTGGCACCGCACCTCGAACCGTGCAGCGCACGCAGCCGGCGCCGGACGGGGCGGCCGTGGATTCTCCCTGGCTGCGTCGCCTCTCGGCGGCGAGCCCCGGCGACCGCTTGCAGGTGGCGCGCCGCTTGGTCCGCGAAGAAGTCGAGTCCTTGCTCGGGGGCGCCGTAGACGAGACGCGCGCCGAACGCACGGGACTGATGGAACTGGGGCTGCGTTCGGTGCAATTGGTCGCCTTGGCCCGGCGGCTCTCCGAGCGTCTCGACCAGCGCGTGTCGGAGATGGTCGCCTTTTCGCGGCCCAACCTCGACGGGCTCGCGCGGTTCGTTCTCGAGTCGCTCGGGCTGCAGGAGGACACGCGTCCAGCTCCGACGGTTGCGCGCGAGACCACCGAGGACGACCCCATTGCGATCATCGGTGCGGGTTGCCGGCTGCCGGGCGGCGTCACCGATCTGGCCGGCCTTTGGAGCCTCCTCGAGGAGGGCCGCAGCACCGAGCGGGATTTGCCGGTAAACCGTCTCGAGCTCGCGGGGCGGGCCTCGCTGCTCGACGAGGTCGCCGACTTCGACGCGGATTTTTTCGGCATCTCGCCCCGTGAGGCGATGCGGATCGACCCCGTGCATCGCCTCCTGCTGGAGGTGTGCTGGGAGGCCCTCGAGAACGCCGCCATCGTTCCGGCAAGCCTCGCCGGAACGCAGACGGGGCTCTTCGTTGGAATTGGACCATCCGAGTACACGGCGGCCCAGCCACAAGCCACGCCGTCGATGCGCGCCGATGCCCATGCGGGATTGGGAACGGCGCCCAGCATCGGTGTGGGCCGGGTGTCGTACCTGCTCGGGCTGCAGGGTCCCTGTTTGGCGGTGGACACCGCCTGTTCGTCGTCGCTCGTGGCGCTTCATCTCGCTTGCCAGAGTCTGCGCTCGGGCGAGTCACGCATGGCGCTCGCGGGCGGCGTGTCGCTGCTGCTGTCGCCGGGCACGTTCACCTGGCTGGAGAGCAGCAATGCGCTGGCAGAGGACGGACGCTGCAAGACCTTCTCGGCCGATGCGGACGGCTATGGACGCGGCGAAGGGTGCGGCGTCGTCGTTCTCAAGCGGCTCCGTGAGGCGCAGGCGGACGGCGATCGGGTGCTCGCGCTGGTGCGAGGGTCGGCCATCAACCACGACGGTGCGAGCAGCAGCTTGACGGCGCCGAACGGCAGCGCCCAGCAAGCACTGCTGGCACGGGCGCTCGAAGATGCCCGGTGCGCGGCATCGTCCGTCGGGTACGTCGAAGCCCACGGCACGGGCACACCGCTCGGGGATCCCATCGAGGTGGAGGCGTTGGATGCCGTGTACGGCCGGGCGCGCGACCGCGGTGCGCCGGCGCTTTTGGGATCGGTGAAGACGAACATCGGGCACCTCGAATATGCCGCGGGCGTGGCCGGGCTCCTGAAGGCCGTGCTGTCCCTGCAGCACGGGCGCGTTCCCGCCCATCTCCACGCGGAGCGATTGAGCCCCCACATTGCCTGGGACGACGTCGGTCTGGCCGTGGCACGTGAGGCGACGCCGTGGCCGGACTGGAACACTCCGCGCCGCGCGGGCGTGTCGTCGTTCGGGCTTTCGGGCACGAACGCCCACGTCATCGTCGAGGAAGCCCCCGCGCCCGCGGCCCCGCCCCTGTCGGCGTCGATGCCCCTGCCCGTACTCCTCTCGGCGAAAACCGAGGCGGCGCTGCGCGCGCAGGCGGCGCGGTTGCACGCGCACCTCGAAGCTCGGCCCGAGCTCGCGCTCGCGGATGTCGCGTATTCCCTCGCCACGGCGCGCTCGCATTTCGAGCATCGCGCGGCGCTCGTGGCCGGCGAACGCACGGCGCTGCTGCAGGAGCTGGCGACGCTGGCGCGCGGTGAGCCCTCCCCGCGTGCCGTCGTGCACCGAAGCTCGGGTGATGGCAAGGTCGTGTTCGTCTTTCCAGGGCAAGGCTCGCAATGGCGCGGGATGGCGCTCGGGCTGCTCGAGGGCTCCGCCGTATTTCGCGAGCAGATCGCGGCCTGCGAGCGCGCGTTCGCGTCCCACGTCGATTGGTCACTGCTCGATGTGCTGCACGATCGGGAGGGCGCTCCCTCGCTCGAACGCGTCGATGTGGTGCAGCCGGCGCTCTTTGCGGTCATGGTCTCCCTGGCCGCGCTCTGGCGGGCCTCGGGTGTCGTCCCCGACGCGGTCGTCGGACATAGCCAGGGCGAGATTGCCGCGGCGTACGTCGCGGGCGCGCTATCCCTCGAGGACGCGGCCAAGGTGGTCACGTTGCGGAGCCGCGCGCTCACGCATCTCGCGGGCAAGGGCGCCATGGCGGCCGTGCAGCTCGGCGCCACGTCGCTGCAAGACTTTCTCGCGCCGTTCGGCGACCGGCTGGCGGTGGCGGCGATCAACAGCCCGAGTTCCACGCTGGTTTCGGGCGATCCCGATGCGGTGGAGGCATTGCTCGAGCGCCTCGCGGCGGCGCGGGTGTTCGCGCGCAGGGTGCGCGTGGACTATGCGTCCCACTGCGCGCACGTCGATGCCATCGAGGGCGTTCTCGCCTCCGAGCTGGCCGGGATCGCGCCACGGCCCGCCGAGATCCCGCTCTACTCCACCGTGACGGCGAGCCGGCTTTCGGGGTCCGAGCTCGATGCTGCGTATTGGTTCCGAAATCTCCGCCAAACGGTGCGGTTCGCCGAGGTCGTTCAACGGCACCTCGCACCCGAGGGGCACCGCTTCTTCGTGGAGGTGAGTCCGCATCCCGTGCTCACCGTGGCGCTGCACGAGTCGCTCGAGGAGCGCGAGGAGGGATGCGCCGTGCTCGGCTCGCTCCGTCGCGACGAAGGCGAGCTCGCGCGCTTTCTGCTCTCGTTCGCCGAATTGCACACGGCCGGGCGCCGTATCGATTGGCGAGCCTTCTTCGCACCGCATGCGCTCCGGCGCGTCGAGCTTCCAACCTACGCCTTCCAGCGTCGGCGATTTTGGCTCGGTGACGAGTCCGCGCCCCCGCTGCTCGCCGCCATCGATTGGGTGCCGGTGGAGCTGCCCGCCGCCTCCTCGGGGCCGTTGCCCGACGTGGTGCCCTTCGTCCACGATGGCTCGGGGCACGTCGTTTCCGCCGCCCACGAGGCCACCGCCCGGGCGCTCGCGCTTCTGCAATCCTGGCTCGCAGGCGACTCGGCCTCGCCCCTCGTCATCTCCACACGCGGCGCCGTCGCCACCCATCTCGATCGCGGCCTCGCCGATCTCGTTCACGCGCCCCTCTGGGGACTTGTCCGCTCCGCGCAGTCCGAGAATCCCGACCGCAGAATCCTCCTTCTCGATACCGACGACTCCGAGGCTTCCCGCCGCGCATTCCCCTCCGCCGTCGCGCTCGGCCTTCCCCAGTTGGTCCTTCGAAAGGGCGTCGCCTTCGTCCCCCGGCTCGCCCGGGTCGAGAGCACGTCGGCCATGCCAACGCGCTTCGAGGGCACGGTGCTCATCACCGGCGGCACCGGGACCTTGGGCGCGCTTCTCGCGCGGCATCTCGTGCGCGTTCACGGCGTCCGCCATCTGCTCCTCGCCTCCCGGCGCGGGCTCGAAGCCGATGGTGCCGAGGCCCTGCGCCGCGAGCTCGAGGAGCTCGGCGCCCACGTATCCATCGTCGCCTGCGATGCCTCCGAGCGCGCCTCCCTCGAGCACCTCTTTTCCTCCGCGGCGACGGCCGAGCACCCCCTTCGAGCCGTCATCCATACCGCCGGCACCCTCGACGATGGGCTGCTCACCTCCCTGACCCCCGAGCGCCTTCACTCCGTTCTGCGCGCCAAGCTCGATGCCGCCGTGCACCTGCACGAGCTCACCCGCTCACTCGATCTTTCCGCCTTCATCCTCTTTTCTTCGCTCTCCGGTGTGCTCGGCGGGCCTGGGCAGGCCAACTATGCCGCGGCCAACGCCTTCCTCGATGCGCTCGCCCACCATCGCATCGCCCAAGGTCTGCCCGCCCTCTCCATCGACTGGGGCTTCTGGGCCGACCGCAGCGGCATGACCGCACACCTCGATCCGCGCGATCTGCAGCGCATGGCTCGCAGCGGGCTGCGCCCCCTCTCCGCCGACGAAGGCCTCGCCCTCTTCGATGCCGCACTCGCCCGGCCTGAACCCGCGCTGGTGGCGGCGCGCCTCGATCTCGCCGCGCTCGATCGCGCGGAAGTCCGCCCCGCGGTGGCACGAGAGGCGCTCGCGCAACAGCTTCTCGCGCTGCCCGCGGAGGGGCGCGAGCGGGCCGTGCTCGACGTCGTCCGAGCCCAGATTGCCAGTGTCCTCGGCCTGCCCTCCGCGAACACGCTCGAGGCGCATCGGCCGCTGCAGGAGCTCGGGCTCGATTCGCTCATGGCGGTCGAGCTTCGCAACCGGATTTCGTCTGCAACCGGGTTGTCATTGCAGGTCACGTTGCTGTTCGCGCATCCAACGCCGCACGCGTTGGCGGCCGCCCTGACGGAAAAGCTGCTCGCGCACAATCAGCGCGCGGCCCCCCAAACGGCGGCGCATGGGCCGATCCTCGCCGAGTTGGACAAGTTGGAGGCGTCTTTGGCGGCACTGGACGGCGACGAGGCTGCCCGCGCGCAGGTCGTGCGGCGTTTGAAGACGTTGCTTGCGCGGGCCGCGGAACCCGTCGCGAACTCGGGGAATGCTGCGCCGGCGCTCGATCTCGATTCGGCGAGCGACGAAGAGCTTTTTGCATCTCTGGATCGAGGTTTCGGGGAGGTTCATCCATGA
- a CDS encoding AMP-binding protein, with protein MSVSLAAVLAESAVRRPNHPAIALGPRKVTYAELWVRARQYAAVLRDHGIGAGDKVALLLSNTPDFPMAYFGVLALGAVVVPIHSLLRAGEIEHILRDSGVKLLVFSRWRKPTRDGRRSSARTRVARRCR; from the coding sequence GTGTCCGTATCCCTAGCAGCCGTCCTGGCCGAATCCGCGGTGCGGCGGCCGAATCACCCTGCGATCGCCCTCGGCCCGCGGAAGGTCACCTACGCCGAACTTTGGGTCCGCGCACGGCAATACGCCGCGGTGCTGCGCGATCATGGGATCGGCGCTGGCGACAAGGTCGCGCTGCTTCTGTCGAACACGCCGGACTTCCCCATGGCGTATTTCGGAGTCCTCGCGCTCGGCGCCGTCGTGGTGCCGATCCATTCGTTGCTTCGCGCCGGTGAAATCGAGCATATCCTGCGCGATTCCGGCGTGAAGCTCCTGGTCTTCTCGAGATGGCGAAAACCGACGCGCGACGGCCGCCGCTCGAGCGCGCGTACTCGGGTGGCTCGGCGCTGCCGGTGA